A single window of Magnetococcus marinus MC-1 DNA harbors:
- the bamA gene encoding outer membrane protein assembly factor BamA, with product MKPALFFRITTLFVLTLLLLLPVGSASAQSNGETIVNIDVQGARWIEKETVKSYLELEPGDAFQAQKLANSLRALHKTGFFKDVKFEREGSTLVVKVVENPMIHEITFSGNDALGTDELKGMIKLKVRDIYNQSKSQSDLANLQQAYRIKGLFLANIDLEVKTLSDNRVALTFDIKEGEKSKVREVRIIGNKNISEKKLRNALSIQPTDWLSWLTEKNTYDKEKLLYDKEQLRNVYQDEGFARVEVNSSIAELTPDKKAFVITHALTEGDRYKFGKTTISGDFDELPEAKLYEALKIYEGEWFSRSAVRLSIEKLTDLVGDFGYAFLDIQPRIDYDDEAKLVALHFEIIKGRRVYVNRVDVVGNTRTRDSVIRRMVQVVEGDRFSSTKVRQTKKDLQRLDFFEKVEIETPQTQDPDQVNVKVKVEEKPTGSFSIGAGFSTTDKIVTSASISQKNFLGRGQNLSASAALSASTADFDISFTEPYFLGKPISAGIDLYNRKVEDSSTSSYDRSTYGMGLRLGAPLSDELYNSVSYNLRHVEIHNVDSTASTYIQAQYANSPYLQSMLSYNLNWNMLQQEETGLVGGRSHSVTTDLSGLGGDVKFVRVSSDNHLYHSIRPMGKLVAHLRLKGGVVESWDGDVPIYEKFQLGGPQSVRGFKNSGLGPRAIVDGDSMGGNYYAMTNMELIFPMIGLEDKGVKGITFIDAGILSNFDPLGVDVNESGAPRVSAGVAVDWKSPFGPLRFNLAFPVKKENWDSPRAFDFSVGTAL from the coding sequence ATGAAACCTGCCCTTTTTTTTCGAATCACTACGCTGTTTGTTCTGACACTGCTGTTGTTACTACCGGTCGGTAGTGCCTCGGCTCAGTCCAATGGGGAGACCATTGTTAACATTGACGTGCAAGGCGCGCGTTGGATCGAAAAAGAGACGGTTAAGAGCTATCTTGAATTGGAACCAGGAGATGCCTTCCAAGCTCAAAAGTTGGCGAACTCCCTACGAGCTTTGCACAAAACCGGCTTTTTTAAGGATGTAAAATTTGAGCGTGAGGGCTCCACCCTGGTGGTTAAGGTTGTGGAAAACCCCATGATTCACGAGATTACCTTTTCTGGTAACGATGCCTTAGGGACCGATGAGTTGAAGGGGATGATCAAACTCAAGGTGCGAGATATCTATAACCAAAGCAAATCTCAGAGTGACTTGGCTAACTTGCAGCAAGCTTACCGTATTAAGGGTCTGTTTTTAGCCAATATTGATCTAGAGGTTAAAACTCTTTCTGATAACCGTGTGGCACTCACCTTCGATATTAAGGAAGGGGAGAAGTCTAAGGTGCGGGAGGTTCGCATCATCGGTAACAAAAATATCAGCGAGAAAAAATTGCGCAATGCCCTCAGCATTCAACCCACCGATTGGCTCTCTTGGTTGACGGAAAAAAACACCTACGACAAAGAGAAACTGCTGTACGATAAAGAGCAGTTACGCAATGTCTACCAGGATGAGGGATTTGCGCGGGTTGAGGTTAACTCCTCCATTGCCGAACTGACCCCCGATAAAAAGGCGTTTGTGATCACCCATGCGCTTACGGAGGGGGATCGTTATAAATTTGGCAAGACCACCATTTCAGGGGATTTTGACGAACTGCCCGAGGCCAAACTCTATGAAGCCTTAAAGATTTACGAAGGGGAGTGGTTTTCTCGTTCTGCGGTACGTCTATCCATTGAGAAACTCACCGATTTGGTTGGTGATTTTGGTTACGCTTTCCTAGATATTCAGCCACGCATTGACTATGACGATGAAGCCAAGCTGGTTGCCCTGCATTTTGAGATCATCAAAGGGCGCCGTGTTTATGTCAACCGTGTGGATGTGGTGGGCAACACCCGTACCCGTGATAGTGTCATTCGCCGTATGGTACAGGTGGTCGAGGGGGACCGTTTTTCATCGACCAAGGTACGTCAAACCAAAAAAGATCTACAACGGTTAGACTTTTTTGAAAAGGTTGAGATTGAGACACCCCAGACTCAAGATCCCGATCAGGTCAATGTTAAAGTTAAGGTAGAAGAAAAACCCACGGGTTCGTTCTCCATTGGTGCGGGTTTCTCTACAACAGATAAAATTGTGACCTCGGCCAGTATATCCCAGAAAAACTTTTTGGGGCGTGGTCAAAATCTCTCGGCTTCGGCGGCGCTCTCTGCGAGTACGGCGGATTTTGATATTTCGTTTACCGAACCCTATTTTCTGGGTAAGCCCATTTCGGCGGGGATTGATCTTTATAACCGTAAGGTGGAAGATTCAAGCACCTCATCCTATGACCGCTCCACCTATGGTATGGGGCTGCGCCTTGGGGCACCTCTGTCCGATGAACTCTATAACAGCGTTTCCTATAACTTACGCCATGTAGAGATCCATAATGTGGATTCTACCGCCTCAACCTACATTCAAGCGCAGTATGCCAACAGCCCCTATCTGCAATCCATGTTAAGCTACAACTTAAACTGGAACATGTTACAGCAAGAAGAGACCGGTTTGGTTGGGGGGCGTAGCCATAGCGTGACCACGGATCTTTCTGGTTTGGGTGGGGATGTTAAATTTGTCCGGGTCTCCTCGGATAACCATCTCTATCACTCCATTAGACCCATGGGCAAACTGGTGGCGCACTTACGCTTAAAGGGCGGTGTTGTTGAAAGCTGGGATGGTGATGTGCCCATTTATGAAAAGTTTCAGCTTGGCGGGCCACAGTCGGTCAGAGGCTTTAAAAATAGTGGCCTAGGCCCACGGGCCATTGTCGATGGGGACTCCATGGGGGGGAACTACTACGCCATGACCAATATGGAACTCATTTTCCCCATGATCGGCCTGGAGGACAAAGGGGTTAAGGGTATTACCTTTATTGATGCGGGTATTTTGAGTAACTTTGACCCGCTTGGGGTGGATGTCAATGAATCGGGGGCGCCACGGGTATCGGCTGGGGTTGCTGTCGATTGGAAATCCCCGTTTGGGCCCCTGCGCTTTAACTTGGCTTTCCCGGTTAAAAAAGAGAATTGGGATAGTCCACGGGCCTTTGACTTTAGTGTAGGAACCGCGCTGTAA
- the rpsB gene encoding 30S ribosomal protein S2 has translation MAKYSVRELLEAGFHFGHQTKRWNPKMKRHIFGARNGVHIINLQKSVVMLRDACNFVRDTVQGGGTVLFVGTKRQAVELVSAEARRTGQFYVNHRWLGGTLTNWRTIQGSIRRLKEIDKMRVDGTFEALTKRETQQLDREGQKIERALGGIKDMERQPNLIIVVDTRKESIAVKEANKLGIPVVALVDSNCDPDPIDYPVPGNDDAIRALTLFISKMGDSVIEGMQLAGREIPNSGISAGEGSMEAQMLSQAGEGEMQSAEA, from the coding sequence ATGGCTAAGTATTCTGTTCGCGAACTGTTGGAAGCCGGTTTCCATTTTGGTCACCAGACCAAGCGTTGGAACCCCAAAATGAAGCGTCACATCTTCGGTGCCCGCAACGGCGTGCATATCATCAACCTGCAAAAATCGGTGGTGATGCTGCGTGACGCCTGTAATTTTGTGCGGGATACCGTGCAAGGCGGGGGTACCGTATTGTTTGTTGGGACCAAGCGCCAAGCCGTTGAATTGGTCTCGGCAGAAGCCAGACGTACCGGTCAGTTCTACGTTAACCATCGTTGGTTGGGCGGCACTTTGACCAACTGGCGTACCATTCAAGGCTCCATCCGTCGTCTTAAAGAGATCGACAAAATGCGTGTGGATGGCACCTTTGAGGCGTTGACCAAGCGCGAGACCCAGCAGCTTGACCGTGAAGGGCAGAAGATTGAGCGTGCCCTGGGTGGGATCAAGGATATGGAGCGTCAGCCCAACTTGATCATCGTTGTGGATACCCGGAAGGAGTCCATCGCTGTTAAAGAGGCCAACAAATTGGGCATTCCTGTGGTGGCGTTGGTGGACAGCAACTGTGACCCCGATCCTATCGACTACCCCGTTCCTGGTAACGATGATGCTATTCGCGCCTTGACCCTGTTTATCAGCAAGATGGGTGATTCTGTGATCGAGGGCATGCAACTGGCCGGTCGTGAAATCCCCAACAGCGGCATCTCTGCCGGTGAGGGTTCTATGGAAGCTCAGATGCTCAGCCAAGCGGGTGAAGGCGAGATGCAGAGCGCCGAGGCCTAA
- the pyrH gene encoding UMP kinase → MDVARAKRVLLKLSGEALMGEQAYGIAPEFLSYLVEEVQSAIALDIELALVIGGGNIFRGISGSANGMGRTRADQMGMLATVINGLALQSALMLSGTEAVVQTALEMPRVAEPFDHDSAKSHMKQGRVVIFVAGTGNPFFTTDTAAALRACEIEADLLLKATKVDGVYDSDPVKNPKAKRFETLTYHEVLTKNLKVMDMTAITLCRENHIPIGVFSIFERGALTAVLRGEPKATIIEERKE, encoded by the coding sequence ATGGACGTAGCGCGCGCCAAACGGGTACTCTTAAAATTGTCAGGCGAGGCCCTTATGGGGGAACAGGCTTATGGGATTGCGCCTGAATTTCTCTCTTATTTGGTTGAAGAGGTCCAATCTGCCATAGCGCTGGATATTGAGTTGGCGTTGGTGATTGGTGGCGGTAATATCTTCCGGGGCATATCAGGCTCTGCCAATGGCATGGGGCGTACCCGTGCCGATCAGATGGGTATGTTGGCGACCGTCATCAATGGGTTGGCCCTACAGTCTGCCTTGATGCTTTCTGGTACAGAAGCCGTGGTGCAAACCGCGCTGGAGATGCCCCGTGTGGCAGAACCCTTTGATCATGATTCGGCTAAAAGCCACATGAAACAAGGTCGGGTCGTGATTTTTGTGGCCGGCACGGGTAATCCATTTTTCACCACAGACACCGCCGCCGCCTTACGGGCTTGTGAGATCGAGGCTGACTTGCTGCTCAAGGCCACCAAGGTGGATGGGGTGTATGACAGTGACCCGGTTAAAAATCCCAAGGCCAAGCGTTTTGAGACATTGACCTATCATGAGGTTTTAACAAAAAATCTTAAAGTCATGGATATGACAGCGATTACCCTTTGTCGGGAGAATCACATCCCAATTGGGGTCTTTTCCATCTTTGAGCGTGGCGCGTTGACCGCGGTGCTGCGTGGCGAACCCAAAGCGACCATCATTGAGGAGCGTAAAGAATGA
- the frr gene encoding ribosome recycling factor, which produces MSIPLIKDLEQRMNKSLAALKDELATVRTGRASTSLLDAVMVNAYGSMMPLNQVASMTVPEARMINVQPWDKGQLGAIEKAIRDADLGLNPSNDGQIVRVPLPELTEERRKDLVKLVHKYSEACKIAVRNIRRDGIEGLRKAEKNKEISQDEMHTQEKLVQESTDKFIKLIDEAIVSKEADIMQV; this is translated from the coding sequence ATGAGCATTCCCTTGATCAAGGATCTGGAACAGCGCATGAACAAGAGCCTTGCTGCGCTAAAAGATGAGCTTGCAACGGTGCGCACAGGGCGTGCCTCCACCAGTTTGTTGGATGCCGTCATGGTCAACGCCTATGGCAGCATGATGCCCCTTAATCAGGTGGCCTCCATGACCGTACCCGAGGCCCGCATGATCAATGTTCAGCCCTGGGACAAGGGACAGCTGGGTGCCATTGAGAAAGCCATTCGCGATGCGGATTTGGGCTTAAACCCATCTAATGACGGACAAATTGTACGCGTACCTCTGCCTGAGTTAACAGAAGAGCGCCGCAAAGATCTGGTTAAATTGGTGCATAAATACAGCGAAGCATGCAAAATTGCTGTACGCAATATTCGTCGTGATGGTATCGAAGGCTTGCGCAAAGCCGAGAAAAACAAAGAGATCTCTCAAGACGAAATGCATACGCAAGAGAAACTGGTGCAGGAGTCGACCGATAAGTTTATTAAGCTTATTGATGAAGCCATTGTGAGTAAAGAAGCCGATATTATGCAGGTGTGA
- a CDS encoding OmpH family outer membrane protein — translation MWNRWTPLLTVLMMALPLVPLAQAGSIEVSIAVIDKQQAIAQSIAARSAQTMLKKKLDTRQKLVTEKEQELKALRLDQQQKSRLLTQDARDQLRILLSRKERDFQRFFEDSNRDQQAEVTRVTRRITNAVRDVIEDISRQRGYKLVLEKRMTAYADPSIDITDDVLAIVNERTKDWYQE, via the coding sequence ATGTGGAATCGTTGGACACCATTACTCACTGTTTTAATGATGGCGCTGCCGTTGGTGCCGTTGGCGCAAGCAGGCTCCATAGAAGTGAGCATTGCTGTGATTGATAAACAACAGGCTATTGCTCAATCCATCGCCGCGCGTTCTGCGCAGACCATGTTGAAAAAAAAATTGGACACCCGACAGAAGCTTGTTACCGAGAAAGAGCAAGAGCTCAAAGCGTTGCGTTTGGACCAGCAGCAGAAAAGCCGGTTGCTTACGCAAGATGCACGGGATCAACTGCGGATTTTATTGTCGCGTAAAGAGCGGGATTTCCAACGTTTTTTTGAAGATAGCAACCGTGATCAACAAGCCGAAGTAACGCGGGTGACCCGTCGCATCACCAACGCCGTACGTGATGTGATTGAAGATATCTCGCGACAGCGTGGCTATAAGCTGGTGTTGGAAAAACGGATGACGGCCTATGCTGACCCGAGTATTGATATTACAGATGATGTGTTAGCCATCGTTAATGAGCGTACCAAAGACTGGTATCAGGAATAG
- the tsf gene encoding translation elongation factor Ts, with product MAVTASMVKELREKTGVGMMDCKKALAETGGDMEAAVDWLRKKGMASAQKKSARVAAEGKVTTLSLGSVGVMLEVNAETDFTAKNDNFCTFADTATKLAADNGCTDIDTLKALDYPGTGRNVGDELTNLIATIGENMNLRRIERMEVSSGLVSSYIHAGGKIGVLVALESTASADALQELGKKLAMHVAAAAPQFLNRDSVDSEAMEREKSVLIDQARASGKPDNIIEKMIVGRMDKYYADVCLLEQAYVIDPDHKVQQVVDAAAKELGCPVKVTGYARFQLGEGIEKKEEDFAAEVAKVVQG from the coding sequence ATGGCGGTTACCGCGAGTATGGTGAAAGAGCTTCGGGAAAAAACCGGAGTAGGCATGATGGATTGTAAAAAGGCGCTGGCCGAGACCGGTGGTGATATGGAAGCGGCGGTGGATTGGCTGCGCAAAAAGGGTATGGCCTCTGCACAAAAGAAATCTGCCCGTGTTGCGGCGGAAGGTAAAGTGACCACCCTCTCCCTGGGTTCTGTTGGGGTGATGTTGGAGGTTAATGCCGAGACGGACTTTACCGCCAAGAACGACAATTTCTGCACCTTTGCCGACACAGCCACCAAGCTGGCTGCCGATAATGGCTGTACCGATATTGATACGCTCAAGGCCCTTGATTACCCCGGTACAGGCCGCAATGTAGGGGATGAGTTAACCAACCTCATTGCCACCATTGGCGAAAATATGAACCTGCGCCGTATTGAGCGTATGGAAGTCTCCAGCGGGCTGGTGAGCAGCTACATTCATGCCGGTGGTAAAATCGGTGTGTTGGTGGCGCTGGAATCCACCGCTTCCGCTGATGCGCTGCAAGAGCTGGGTAAAAAGTTGGCCATGCACGTTGCGGCGGCTGCGCCACAGTTTCTCAACCGTGACAGTGTTGACAGCGAAGCCATGGAGCGGGAAAAGTCCGTGCTGATTGATCAGGCACGCGCCTCGGGCAAACCCGACAACATCATTGAAAAGATGATTGTTGGCCGCATGGACAAATATTATGCGGATGTCTGTTTGCTTGAGCAAGCCTATGTGATTGATCCTGACCATAAGGTGCAGCAGGTGGTTGATGCGGCAGCCAAGGAGCTTGGTTGCCCGGTTAAAGTGACCGGCTATGCACGCTTCCAGTTGGGTGAAGGGATCGAGAAAAAAGAAGAAGACTTTGCCGCTGAAGTTGCAAAAGTGGTACAAGGTTAA
- a CDS encoding isoprenyl transferase, whose product MSKSAPITLPEKLPRHVAIVMDGNRRWARKRYLPRLEGHRQGVKSVRRSIEASLDFGIETLTLYTFSAENWKRPKDEVSALMNLLALHLKREMDDLHERGVRFRALGRLDELPTNVREYVQQLEEKTAGNTRLNFNIALNYGGRQEIVDAAKAMSKQVLEGHLKWDDIGPEHLACHLTTHDQPDPDLMIRTGGDHRISNFLLWQMAYTELIFLPIYWPEFNRDHFLQALHEYAERERRFGAAG is encoded by the coding sequence TTGTCTAAATCAGCGCCCATCACCTTGCCTGAAAAACTGCCCCGGCATGTGGCCATTGTTATGGATGGCAATCGTCGATGGGCACGTAAGCGCTATTTGCCACGCTTGGAAGGCCACCGGCAGGGGGTTAAGTCGGTGCGTCGCAGCATTGAAGCGAGCCTGGATTTTGGTATAGAAACCCTAACACTTTATACCTTTTCTGCAGAAAACTGGAAACGTCCTAAGGATGAGGTCTCTGCTTTAATGAACCTGCTGGCGCTGCATTTAAAGCGCGAGATGGATGATCTGCATGAGCGAGGGGTCCGTTTTCGTGCTTTGGGGCGTCTGGATGAGCTCCCCACCAATGTGCGGGAGTATGTGCAGCAGTTGGAGGAGAAGACGGCTGGGAATACGCGTCTAAATTTTAATATTGCCCTCAATTATGGGGGACGCCAAGAGATTGTGGACGCAGCCAAAGCGATGAGCAAACAGGTGTTGGAGGGCCATTTAAAATGGGATGATATTGGCCCGGAGCATCTTGCTTGCCACCTGACCACCCACGACCAACCCGACCCGGATTTAATGATTCGTACTGGGGGTGATCATCGCATCAGTAATTTTTTATTATGGCAGATGGCCTATACGGAGCTGATTTTTTTACCCATCTATTGGCCTGAATTCAACCGCGACCATTTTCTCCAAGCCCTGCACGAGTATGCGGAACGTGAGCGTCGTTTTGGTGCAGCGGGTTAA
- the fabZ gene encoding 3-hydroxyacyl-ACP dehydratase FabZ has product MSTDPISLQEIMSFLPHRYPFLLIDRIVEVEQGKRILAIKNVSFNEPHFQGHFPDHPVMPGVLILEAMAQAGALLAGYTDPDSVRGQLVYFMAIDKARFRKPVLPGHQLNIEMTLLKRRREVWRFGGKAMVDGEVACEAEVMAMTRKREESHE; this is encoded by the coding sequence ATGTCTACAGATCCCATCTCCTTGCAGGAAATCATGTCGTTTCTGCCCCATCGCTACCCTTTTTTGCTGATTGACCGTATTGTCGAAGTGGAGCAGGGTAAGCGAATTTTGGCCATTAAAAATGTGTCCTTCAATGAACCCCATTTTCAGGGCCATTTTCCAGACCATCCGGTCATGCCTGGTGTGTTGATTCTGGAAGCCATGGCTCAGGCCGGTGCGCTGTTAGCGGGCTATACTGATCCCGACTCTGTGCGCGGTCAATTGGTCTATTTTATGGCCATCGACAAAGCCCGTTTCCGCAAACCCGTTTTACCGGGTCATCAACTGAATATTGAGATGACCCTGCTCAAACGGCGCCGCGAGGTTTGGCGCTTTGGGGGGAAAGCGATGGTTGACGGAGAGGTCGCTTGTGAGGCCGAGGTGATGGCAATGACGCGAAAGAGAGAAGAGAGCCATGAGTGA
- a CDS encoding phosphatidate cytidylyltransferase, whose product MRTRILSALILAPLVLGIIFRGGFWGMLLLLATLTPLMFREWQRMVGQAGYGALLYLTLGGWSLLALAAKGWLAWSGALLFVWSALYLVQHTLRYRGESHGLQAVTQVGQSVLGLLYVVIPLQLLLVVHSTEAGSAWILLLLLVMWSTDSAAYFTGRWLGKHKFSPHVSPKKTWEGFWGGTVAGAAASVAVSYGAGLPMPLIHAIGAGVILSVAGQLGDLVESLLKREAGIKDSGNIIPGHGGLLDRLDSMIFTAPAYYLYLSALGVT is encoded by the coding sequence ATGCGTACACGAATTCTGTCAGCGCTGATTCTCGCGCCCCTGGTGCTGGGCATCATCTTTCGAGGGGGGTTTTGGGGCATGCTGTTGCTGCTGGCCACCCTTACGCCATTGATGTTTCGTGAGTGGCAGCGGATGGTGGGGCAGGCTGGGTATGGGGCGCTGCTCTATCTCACCTTAGGGGGCTGGAGTTTGTTGGCCTTGGCCGCCAAGGGGTGGTTGGCCTGGAGTGGTGCGCTATTGTTCGTCTGGAGCGCGCTCTATTTGGTGCAACACACCTTGCGCTACCGGGGCGAAAGCCACGGGTTGCAGGCGGTTACGCAAGTGGGGCAAAGTGTGTTAGGGCTGCTCTATGTGGTGATACCGCTACAGTTGCTGCTGGTGGTGCACAGCACCGAGGCAGGCTCAGCCTGGATACTTTTGCTGCTGTTGGTGATGTGGAGCACCGATTCTGCGGCTTATTTTACCGGGCGTTGGTTGGGTAAGCATAAGTTTTCGCCCCATGTGAGCCCTAAAAAAACCTGGGAAGGCTTTTGGGGCGGGACGGTGGCCGGTGCTGCGGCCTCGGTGGCGGTAAGCTATGGGGCAGGGTTGCCTATGCCCTTGATCCATGCCATTGGTGCCGGTGTGATCCTGTCGGTGGCGGGACAGTTGGGGGATTTGGTGGAATCACTGTTAAAAAGAGAAGCGGGCATCAAGGACTCAGGGAACATCATTCCCGGCCATGGTGGTTTGTTGGATCGACTGGACAGTATGATTTTTACGGCACCGGCCTATTATCTCTACCTTAGCGCCTTGGGGGTCACTTGA
- a CDS encoding 1-deoxy-D-xylulose-5-phosphate reductoisomerase, whose protein sequence is MSSKGIAILGSTGSIGVNTLDVCAQHPDRYRVVALSAGQNSARMIAQAKHFRPEVVAMADTKAAAEVTEALAGENIRVLAGEEGVIEVASWASAQMTVSAIVGGAGLRPTLAAIRARKDIALANKECLVMAGSLFMAEIGRYQVRLIPVDSEHSAIFQVFQNSNWMRRLVLTASGGPFRGWRRQQLHGVTPAQAVAHPNWSMGRKISVDSSTMMNKGLEVIEAHWLFGLPAEQIDVVVHPQSIVHSMVEYQDGSVLAQMGVPDMRTPIAVALAWPERIPTTVKSLDLPKLGQLDFYDKPDKRDFPCLELAYEALRRGGIAPVVLNAANEIAVAAFLEGAIGYLEIADLIVKTMDYLGHAPIESIDHLFAVDLQARMTAQQLGRLAH, encoded by the coding sequence TTGAGCAGCAAGGGGATCGCCATATTGGGCTCCACGGGCTCCATTGGAGTCAATACCTTGGATGTCTGCGCCCAGCATCCGGATCGCTACCGAGTGGTGGCACTCAGCGCAGGGCAAAACAGCGCCCGCATGATTGCACAGGCCAAGCATTTTCGGCCCGAAGTGGTTGCCATGGCCGACACCAAGGCCGCCGCAGAGGTAACCGAAGCATTGGCAGGGGAAAATATCCGAGTTTTAGCGGGCGAAGAGGGGGTGATCGAGGTCGCCAGTTGGGCGTCGGCTCAGATGACGGTTTCGGCCATTGTCGGTGGGGCGGGGTTGCGCCCCACATTGGCAGCCATTCGGGCGCGTAAAGATATAGCCTTGGCCAACAAAGAGTGTCTGGTTATGGCGGGCAGTCTCTTTATGGCCGAGATTGGTCGCTATCAGGTACGTCTGATCCCGGTTGACTCAGAACACAGCGCCATTTTTCAGGTCTTCCAGAACAGTAACTGGATGCGCCGGTTGGTGTTAACCGCCTCAGGTGGCCCGTTTCGAGGCTGGAGACGCCAGCAGTTGCATGGGGTCACCCCCGCCCAAGCGGTGGCACACCCCAATTGGAGCATGGGGCGTAAAATCTCCGTTGACTCCTCCACCATGATGAATAAGGGGCTGGAGGTCATTGAGGCCCATTGGCTCTTTGGTTTGCCCGCTGAACAGATTGATGTGGTGGTGCACCCACAGAGCATTGTGCACTCTATGGTTGAATATCAGGATGGCTCGGTGTTGGCGCAGATGGGGGTTCCGGATATGCGCACCCCCATTGCGGTGGCGCTGGCTTGGCCGGAGCGCATTCCAACCACGGTGAAGAGTCTGGACCTGCCAAAATTGGGGCAACTTGACTTCTATGATAAACCGGATAAGCGTGATTTTCCCTGCCTTGAGTTGGCCTACGAGGCACTGCGACGGGGAGGTATTGCGCCGGTTGTGCTCAATGCCGCCAATGAAATCGCCGTGGCGGCTTTTCTGGAAGGGGCGATTGGCTATCTTGAGATTGCTGATTTGATTGTGAAAACCATGGATTATTTAGGGCATGCGCCCATTGAGAGCATTGATCATCTGTTTGCGGTAGATCTTCAGGCACGCATGACGGCACAGCAGTTGGGGCGTTTGGCCCATTAA
- the rseP gene encoding RIP metalloprotease RseP, whose product MNEAFWAVVVLGILIFVHEMGHFLVARWMKVRVLVFSLGFGPKLLSWRGRGGAEGTEYCLSLIPLGGYVKMFGEAGVVEDEQNGERALTEEEKQGSFAHKSLQARFAVVLAGPLFNFIFAIFALWAVYAMGVEKMYADVGKVIEQGPAAMAGVQVGDRIIKVDGEAVEDWMAMRERIRASSHGVIKLEVLRGDKQLTLTLNPEMGDTVTKFGEPTKKARIGIAPSGETFAVEYGVGEAFWLGIDKTWEFSTLIFTSIKKMITQEIPADQIGGPIAIAKMAGSTAEMGFASMLMFMSLISVNLGVLNLLPIPVLDGGHLLFYVMEAIKGGPISEKAQMIAMRIGLSLLLALMVLAFYNDLVRLFGSSASN is encoded by the coding sequence GTGAATGAGGCCTTTTGGGCGGTTGTCGTCCTGGGAATATTGATCTTTGTCCATGAGATGGGCCATTTTTTGGTGGCGCGTTGGATGAAGGTACGGGTGCTGGTCTTTTCCCTGGGCTTTGGCCCTAAGCTCTTGAGCTGGCGTGGCCGGGGCGGGGCGGAAGGGACCGAATATTGTTTGAGCCTCATTCCACTGGGTGGCTATGTCAAAATGTTTGGCGAAGCCGGTGTGGTCGAGGATGAACAAAACGGTGAACGTGCCTTAACGGAAGAGGAAAAGCAGGGCTCTTTCGCCCATAAATCCTTGCAAGCGCGTTTTGCGGTGGTGTTGGCCGGCCCCTTGTTTAACTTTATCTTTGCGATTTTTGCCCTGTGGGCGGTCTATGCCATGGGGGTTGAGAAGATGTACGCCGATGTTGGCAAAGTGATTGAGCAAGGCCCAGCGGCGATGGCGGGCGTACAGGTTGGCGACCGCATCATCAAGGTGGATGGTGAAGCGGTTGAGGATTGGATGGCGATGCGAGAGCGCATTCGTGCGTCAAGCCATGGTGTGATTAAGCTTGAGGTGCTGCGTGGGGATAAACAGCTCACCTTGACCTTAAACCCAGAGATGGGGGATACGGTCACTAAGTTTGGCGAACCCACTAAAAAGGCACGCATCGGTATTGCACCAAGTGGTGAGACTTTTGCGGTAGAGTATGGGGTAGGCGAAGCCTTTTGGTTGGGGATAGATAAAACCTGGGAGTTCTCAACGCTCATTTTTACCTCGATAAAAAAAATGATCACGCAAGAGATTCCCGCCGATCAAATCGGTGGCCCCATTGCCATCGCCAAGATGGCTGGCAGTACAGCCGAGATGGGTTTTGCCAGCATGTTGATGTTTATGTCCCTCATCTCGGTTAACCTGGGGGTATTAAATCTTTTGCCGATTCCGGTGCTGGATGGTGGGCACCTGCTGTTTTACGTGATGGAGGCGATTAAAGGCGGCCCCATTAGTGAAAAAGCCCAGATGATTGCCATGCGCATAGGACTTTCTTTACTGTTAGCACTAATGGTGCTTGCATTTTACAACGATTTGGTCAGACTGTTCGGATCGTCCGCTTCCAATTAG